Proteins from a single region of Streptomyces sp. Tu 3180:
- a CDS encoding oxidoreductase has translation MTDGAGPRAGDVPEDLTAVEAGMWQAFRNGSVYDLSSGDAVVDDPHGGHPWGPERTVRARVVCWLLLDGPPALAGRVSSLKLVGVRISGALDLAGGTVVPYVEMRDCRFERDVLLPEARFTTVRMVDCSIPRLEAARLHTEGDLHLPRCRFPGGVRLTDARIGTDLLLNQAIVHRDRSGRSIAGDGLTVGQDLQAEMLESHGELSLRSATIGVSLSLRGARLANPYTRLALNAPQLTVERSLYLTPAGVGAQARSGMTPARGTRIQRFECQGGVRLDDGRFGDAVDFEGARFTFTDDQELSLRRVQTPELRFLGERPARGRVVLSGARVVNLMDRADSWPGPGRLHMGGFAYENLVPRGPFPLSLRLRWVDAASAEYNPEPYERLAAVLRAGGEDEDAREVLLAKQRRRRESLPLAAKLWGYAQDWTVAYGYRPGRAAVWMAVLWAGGSLAFAHGHPPPLKSGEHPAWNAPLFALDLLLPVIDLGQVGFWQLRGGWQWLATAFILLGWILATTVAAGATRTLRRT, from the coding sequence GTGACCGACGGGGCGGGACCGCGCGCCGGGGACGTGCCGGAGGACCTGACCGCCGTGGAGGCCGGGATGTGGCAGGCCTTCCGCAACGGCAGCGTGTACGACCTGAGCAGCGGGGACGCGGTCGTCGACGATCCGCACGGAGGGCACCCGTGGGGCCCCGAGCGGACGGTCCGGGCCCGCGTCGTGTGCTGGCTCCTGCTGGACGGACCGCCCGCCCTGGCCGGCCGGGTGTCCTCGCTGAAGCTGGTCGGGGTGCGGATCAGCGGCGCCCTGGACCTGGCGGGCGGCACGGTCGTGCCGTACGTGGAGATGCGGGACTGCCGCTTCGAGCGGGACGTGCTGCTGCCGGAGGCCCGCTTCACGACCGTGCGGATGGTGGACTGCTCGATACCGCGCCTGGAGGCGGCCCGGCTGCACACCGAGGGCGACCTGCACCTGCCGCGCTGCCGGTTCCCGGGCGGTGTGCGGCTCACCGACGCCCGGATCGGCACGGACCTGCTGCTCAACCAGGCGATCGTGCACCGGGACCGCAGCGGCCGCTCGATCGCCGGGGACGGCCTGACGGTCGGACAGGACCTCCAGGCCGAGATGCTGGAGTCGCACGGCGAGCTGAGCCTGCGCAGCGCGACGATAGGCGTCTCGCTCAGCCTGCGCGGCGCCCGGCTGGCCAACCCGTACACCCGGCTCGCGCTGAACGCCCCCCAGCTGACCGTGGAGCGTTCGCTGTACCTGACCCCGGCGGGCGTCGGCGCCCAGGCGCGGAGCGGGATGACCCCGGCCCGCGGGACGCGGATCCAGCGGTTCGAGTGCCAGGGCGGGGTGCGGCTGGACGACGGGCGGTTCGGGGACGCGGTCGACTTCGAGGGGGCCAGGTTCACCTTCACCGACGACCAGGAACTGTCGCTGCGCCGGGTGCAGACGCCGGAGCTGCGCTTCCTCGGGGAGCGGCCGGCGCGCGGCAGGGTGGTGCTGTCGGGGGCGCGGGTGGTCAACCTGATGGACCGGGCGGACAGCTGGCCGGGACCGGGCCGGCTGCACATGGGCGGCTTCGCCTACGAGAACCTGGTGCCGCGCGGCCCGTTCCCGCTGTCGCTCCGGCTGCGGTGGGTGGACGCGGCGAGCGCCGAGTACAACCCGGAGCCGTACGAGCGGCTGGCCGCCGTGCTGCGGGCGGGCGGGGAGGACGAGGACGCCCGCGAGGTGCTGCTCGCCAAGCAGCGCCGCCGCCGGGAGAGCCTGCCGCTCGCGGCCAAGCTGTGGGGCTACGCGCAGGACTGGACGGTCGCCTACGGGTACCGGCCGGGCCGGGCCGCGGTGTGGATGGCGGTGCTGTGGGCGGGCGGTTCGCTGGCCTTCGCGCACGGACACCCCCCGCCCCTGAAGAGCGGCGAGCATCCCGCGTGGAACGCGCCCCTGTTCGCCCTGGACCTGCTGCTGCCGGTGATCGACCTGGGGCAGGTGGGCTTCTGGCAGCTGCGCGGCGGCTGGCAGTGGCTGGCGACCGCGTTCATCCTGCTGGGCTGGATCCTGGCGACGACGGTGGCGGCGGGGGCGACGCGGACGCTGCGGCGCACCTGA
- a CDS encoding ABC transporter ATP-binding protein encodes MCAVRGLTKTYPAVRGRRGAPATPEVRATDDVRLEIRRGEIFGLLGPNGAGKSTLVRQLTGLMRPDHGSVEILGHDIVRHPERASRILAYLGQESTALDELTVSLAAETTGRLRGLDARRARAERDGVLEELGLTPIAGRPLKKLSGGQRRLACFAAALVGERPLLVLDEPTTGMDPVARRAVWSAVDRRRAERGTTVLLVTHNVIEAETVLDRVAVLDRGRVIACDSPAGLKERVAGEVRVELVWREAAPLHVPEVAALRDRVVESGRRWTLRLAPEEARAVVATVTGGAAFAALDDFTLATPSLEDVYLALGGAVRQGLVKA; translated from the coding sequence GTGTGCGCGGTGCGCGGGCTGACCAAGACCTATCCGGCGGTGCGCGGACGGCGCGGAGCACCGGCGACACCCGAGGTCAGGGCCACCGACGACGTGCGGCTGGAGATCCGGCGCGGCGAGATCTTCGGGCTGCTCGGGCCGAACGGGGCCGGCAAGTCCACCCTCGTACGGCAGCTGACCGGACTGATGCGGCCCGACCACGGCAGCGTGGAGATCCTCGGCCACGACATCGTGCGCCACCCCGAACGGGCCTCCCGGATCCTCGCCTACCTCGGGCAGGAGTCCACCGCCCTCGACGAACTGACCGTGTCCCTCGCGGCCGAGACCACCGGCCGGCTGCGCGGGCTCGACGCGCGCCGGGCCCGGGCCGAGCGGGACGGCGTGCTGGAGGAACTGGGGCTCACCCCGATCGCCGGGCGCCCCCTCAAGAAGCTGTCCGGCGGGCAGCGGCGGCTGGCCTGCTTCGCCGCCGCGCTGGTGGGGGAGCGGCCCCTGCTCGTGCTGGACGAGCCCACGACCGGCATGGACCCGGTGGCGCGGCGCGCGGTGTGGTCCGCCGTCGACCGGCGCCGGGCCGAGCGCGGTACGACCGTGCTGCTGGTCACCCACAACGTCATCGAGGCCGAGACCGTCCTCGACCGGGTGGCGGTCCTGGACCGGGGACGGGTCATCGCCTGCGACAGCCCGGCCGGGCTGAAGGAGCGGGTCGCGGGCGAGGTCCGGGTCGAGCTGGTGTGGCGCGAGGCGGCGCCGCTGCACGTGCCCGAGGTCGCCGCGCTGCGGGACCGGGTCGTCGAGTCGGGCCGCCGCTGGACCCTGCGGCTGGCCCCCGAGGAGGCCCGTGCGGTCGTCGCCACCGTCACCGGCGGAGCCGCCTTCGCCGCCCTGGACGACTTCACGCTGGCCACGCCCAGCCTGGAGGACGTGTACCTGGCGCTGGGCGGCGCCGTACGGCAGGGACTGGTGAAGGCATGA
- a CDS encoding histidinol-phosphate transaminase, which produces MTGIDDLPVRDELRGKSPYGAPQLDVPVRLNTNENPYPLPEPLVERITERVREAARHLNRYPDRDAVELRTRLAEYLTKTAGHPVGPENVWAANGSNEVIQQLLQTFGGPGRTAIGFEPSYSMHGLIARGTGTGWISGPRGDDFTIDVAAAKEAIAEHRPDVVFITTPNNPTGNAVPPETVLALYEAAQAAGPSMVVVDEAYVEFSHGDSLLRLLDGRPHLVVSRTMSKAFGAAGLRLGYLAAHPAVVDAVQLVRLPYHLSAVTQATALAALEHTDALLGYVEQLKAERDRLVAELRAIGYEVTESDANFVQFGRFEDAHAAWREILDRGVLVRDNGVPGWLRVTAGTPEENDAFLDAVRELKKEQSS; this is translated from the coding sequence GTGACCGGCATCGACGATCTCCCCGTACGGGACGAGCTGCGCGGCAAGTCCCCCTACGGCGCGCCCCAGCTGGACGTCCCCGTACGGCTGAACACCAACGAGAACCCCTACCCGCTGCCCGAGCCGCTGGTCGAGCGGATCACCGAGCGGGTCCGGGAAGCCGCCCGGCACCTCAACCGCTACCCCGACCGGGACGCGGTGGAGCTGCGCACCAGGCTGGCCGAGTACCTGACGAAGACGGCCGGCCACCCGGTCGGCCCGGAGAACGTGTGGGCCGCCAACGGCTCCAACGAGGTCATCCAGCAGCTGCTGCAGACCTTCGGCGGACCCGGCCGCACCGCGATCGGCTTCGAGCCGTCGTACTCGATGCACGGACTCATCGCGCGCGGCACCGGCACCGGCTGGATCTCCGGCCCCCGCGGCGACGACTTCACCATCGACGTCGCCGCCGCGAAGGAGGCGATCGCCGAGCACCGCCCGGACGTCGTCTTCATCACCACCCCCAACAACCCCACCGGCAACGCGGTCCCGCCCGAGACGGTCCTCGCCCTGTACGAGGCCGCCCAGGCGGCCGGGCCGTCGATGGTGGTCGTGGACGAGGCGTACGTCGAGTTCAGCCACGGCGACTCGCTGCTCCGGCTGCTCGACGGACGGCCCCACCTGGTCGTCTCCCGCACCATGTCGAAGGCGTTCGGCGCGGCCGGACTGCGCCTCGGCTACCTCGCCGCGCACCCCGCGGTCGTGGACGCCGTGCAGCTCGTCCGGCTGCCGTACCACCTCTCGGCCGTCACCCAGGCGACCGCGCTGGCCGCCCTGGAGCACACCGACGCCCTGCTCGGCTACGTCGAGCAGCTCAAGGCCGAACGGGACCGGCTGGTCGCCGAACTGCGCGCCATCGGCTACGAGGTCACCGAGTCCGACGCCAACTTCGTCCAGTTCGGCAGGTTCGAGGACGCCCACGCCGCCTGGCGGGAGATCCTCGACCGGGGCGTCCTGGTCCGGGACAACGGCGTGCCCGGATGGCTGCGGGTGACCGCCGGGACCCCCGAAGAGAACGACGCGTTCCTCGACGCGGTACGTGAGTTGAAGAAGGAGCAGAGTTCATGA
- the ybaK gene encoding Cys-tRNA(Pro) deacylase: MAKKSGKQQGAGAREARPNKGGGGGRAGTPATVALTAAGVPFTVHSYDHDPSHPSYGEEAAEAMGVAPDRVFKTLVADVDGALTVAVVPVAGQLDLKALAAAVGGKRAAMADPALAERTTGYVRGGISPLGQRRRLPTVLDESAARHDTICVSAGRRGLEVELSPGDLAGLTSATLAPIGRA; this comes from the coding sequence ATGGCGAAGAAGTCCGGGAAGCAGCAGGGAGCGGGGGCGCGCGAAGCGCGTCCGAACAAGGGCGGTGGCGGAGGCCGGGCGGGCACGCCCGCGACGGTGGCCCTCACCGCGGCCGGGGTGCCGTTCACGGTCCACTCCTACGACCACGACCCCTCCCACCCGTCCTACGGCGAGGAGGCGGCCGAGGCGATGGGCGTCGCGCCGGACCGCGTCTTCAAGACGCTGGTGGCGGACGTCGACGGCGCGCTGACGGTGGCGGTGGTCCCGGTGGCCGGCCAGCTGGACCTGAAGGCGCTCGCGGCGGCGGTCGGCGGCAAGCGGGCCGCGATGGCCGACCCCGCGCTGGCGGAACGCACCACGGGCTACGTCCGCGGCGGCATCTCGCCCCTGGGCCAGCGCAGGAGACTGCCGACGGTCCTGGACGAGTCGGCCGCCCGGCACGACACGATCTGCGTCTCGGCCGGCCGCCGCGGCCTGGAGGTCGAGCTCTCCCCCGGCGACCTGGCCGGGCTGACGTCGGCGACCCTGGCCCCCATCGGGCGTGCGTGA
- the hisH gene encoding imidazole glycerol phosphate synthase subunit HisH — MSTAKKVVVFDYGFGNVRSAERALARAGADVEITGDFDRAMNADGLLVPGVGAFAACMKGLKEARGDWIVDRRLAGGRPVMGICVGMQILFARGVEHGVETEGLDEWPGSVEPLQADVVPHMGWNTVEAPAGSELFAGLDADARFYFVHSYAVHDWTLETANPAMRAPLVTWSTHGRPFVAAVENGALWATQFHPEKSGDAGAQLLTNWIGTL; from the coding sequence GTGAGCACCGCCAAGAAGGTCGTGGTCTTCGACTACGGCTTCGGCAACGTCCGCTCCGCCGAGCGTGCCCTCGCCCGCGCGGGGGCCGACGTCGAGATCACCGGTGACTTCGACCGGGCCATGAACGCCGACGGCCTGCTGGTGCCCGGCGTCGGCGCCTTCGCCGCCTGCATGAAGGGCCTGAAGGAGGCGCGCGGCGACTGGATCGTCGACCGCCGGCTGGCCGGCGGCCGCCCGGTGATGGGCATCTGCGTCGGCATGCAGATCCTGTTCGCGCGCGGCGTCGAGCACGGCGTGGAGACCGAGGGCCTCGACGAGTGGCCCGGCTCGGTGGAGCCGCTGCAGGCCGACGTCGTGCCCCACATGGGCTGGAACACCGTGGAAGCACCGGCCGGCTCCGAGCTGTTCGCCGGCCTCGACGCGGACGCCCGCTTCTACTTCGTGCACTCCTACGCGGTCCACGACTGGACCCTGGAGACCGCGAACCCGGCGATGCGCGCCCCGCTGGTCACCTGGTCCACGCACGGCAGGCCGTTCGTGGCGGCCGTGGAGAACGGCGCCCTGTGGGCCACCCAGTTCCACCCCGAGAAGTCCGGCGACGCCGGTGCCCAGCTCCTCACCAACTGGATCGGAACCCTGTAG
- the hisD gene encoding histidinol dehydrogenase: protein MISRIDLRGDALPEGPALRDLLPRADFDVAAALEKVRPICEDVHHRGDAALIDFAERFDGVRLESVRVPARALTDALEGLDPAVRAALEESIRRARLVHREQRRTTHTTQVVPGGTVTEKWVPVDRVGLYAPGGRSVYPSSVIMNAVPAQEAGVPSVALASPAQAEFGGLPHPTVLAACALLGVDEVYAAGGATAVAMFAYGTESCPPANMVTGPGNIWVAAAKRYFTGRIGIDAEAGPTEIAILADSTADPVHVASDLISQAEHDPLAAAVLVTDSADLADAVEKELRPQVEASKHVDDRIVPALSGRQSAIVLVDGLDEGLRVVDAYGAEHLEIQTADAAAVADRVRNAGAVFVGPWAPVSLGDYAAGSNHVLPTGGCACHSSGLSVQSFLRGIHIVDYTEDALAEVAHHVVTLAEAEDLPAHGAAIKARFGWKVPESK from the coding sequence GTGATCTCCCGAATCGATCTGCGCGGCGACGCCCTTCCCGAGGGCCCCGCCCTGCGCGACCTGCTGCCCCGAGCCGACTTCGACGTCGCGGCCGCCCTGGAGAAGGTGCGTCCGATCTGCGAGGACGTGCATCATCGCGGCGACGCGGCGCTGATCGACTTCGCCGAGCGGTTCGACGGCGTGCGTCTGGAATCCGTCCGGGTCCCGGCACGGGCGCTCACCGACGCCCTGGAGGGGCTGGACCCGGCCGTGCGCGCCGCCCTGGAGGAGTCCATCCGGCGCGCCCGGCTCGTCCACCGCGAGCAGCGCCGCACCACGCACACCACCCAGGTCGTGCCCGGCGGCACGGTCACCGAGAAGTGGGTGCCGGTCGACCGCGTCGGCCTGTACGCGCCGGGCGGACGGTCCGTGTACCCGTCCTCCGTGATCATGAACGCCGTGCCCGCCCAGGAGGCCGGCGTCCCGTCGGTCGCGCTCGCCTCCCCGGCCCAGGCCGAGTTCGGCGGGCTGCCGCACCCGACCGTCCTCGCCGCGTGCGCCCTGCTCGGCGTCGACGAGGTCTACGCGGCCGGCGGCGCCACCGCCGTGGCGATGTTCGCCTACGGCACCGAGTCCTGCCCGCCCGCGAACATGGTCACCGGCCCCGGCAACATCTGGGTCGCCGCCGCCAAGCGCTACTTCACCGGCCGCATCGGCATCGACGCCGAGGCCGGCCCGACCGAGATCGCGATCCTCGCGGACTCCACGGCCGACCCGGTGCACGTCGCCTCCGACCTGATCAGCCAGGCCGAGCACGACCCGCTGGCCGCCGCCGTCCTGGTCACCGACTCCGCCGACCTCGCGGACGCGGTCGAGAAGGAGCTCCGGCCGCAGGTCGAGGCCAGCAAGCACGTGGACGACCGGATCGTCCCGGCGCTCTCCGGCCGGCAGTCCGCCATCGTCCTGGTCGACGGCCTCGACGAGGGCCTGCGGGTCGTCGACGCCTACGGCGCCGAGCACCTGGAGATCCAGACCGCCGACGCCGCCGCGGTCGCCGACCGGGTGCGCAACGCCGGCGCGGTCTTCGTCGGCCCCTGGGCCCCGGTCTCGCTGGGCGACTACGCGGCCGGCTCCAACCACGTCCTGCCCACCGGCGGCTGCGCCTGCCACTCCTCGGGCCTGTCCGTCCAGTCCTTCCTGCGCGGCATCCACATCGTCGACTACACCGAGGACGCGCTGGCCGAGGTCGCGCACCACGTGGTGACGCTGGCGGAGGCGGAGGACCTGCCCGCGCACGGCGCGGCGATCAAGGCGAGGTTCGGCTGGAAGGTACCCGAGAGCAAGTGA
- a CDS encoding ABC transporter permease: MSVVPADVLPGGVLAVEEAAPEPAGLGPRARLWPSLAAVYRAQLSRARVARIPLLFVATFQSVGIMILMRGVVDGGGEAQAVVAGSSVLVVAFVALNLLAQYFGQLRASGGLDHYATLPVPPAAVVLGAAGAYASFTVPGTVVTAVFGCVLFGLPLTHLWVLAAVIPLAGAALAGLGAALGLLAPRPELATLLGQLGMSAALLLGVLPAERMPEAVRLARDLLPSTYGVEAFARTFGPHPDWARVLGDLAVCGGVGVISLAVATWAYRRAAVR, translated from the coding sequence GTGAGTGTCGTACCCGCCGATGTCCTGCCGGGCGGCGTCCTGGCCGTGGAGGAGGCCGCACCGGAACCGGCCGGGCTCGGCCCCCGGGCGCGGCTGTGGCCGTCGCTGGCGGCCGTCTACCGGGCGCAGCTGTCCCGGGCGCGGGTGGCGCGGATCCCCCTGCTGTTCGTGGCGACCTTCCAGTCGGTCGGGATCATGATCCTGATGCGCGGGGTCGTGGACGGCGGCGGCGAGGCGCAGGCCGTGGTCGCCGGCTCGTCGGTCCTGGTCGTCGCCTTCGTCGCGCTGAACCTCCTCGCGCAGTACTTCGGGCAGCTGCGGGCCAGCGGCGGGCTCGACCACTACGCCACCCTGCCCGTGCCGCCGGCGGCGGTGGTGCTGGGCGCGGCCGGCGCGTACGCGTCCTTCACCGTGCCGGGGACCGTCGTGACCGCCGTCTTCGGATGCGTCCTGTTCGGGCTGCCGCTGACACACCTGTGGGTGCTCGCCGCCGTGATCCCGCTCGCCGGGGCCGCGCTCGCCGGGCTGGGAGCGGCGCTGGGCCTGCTCGCGCCGCGGCCGGAGCTGGCCACGCTGCTCGGCCAGCTGGGCATGTCGGCGGCGCTGCTGCTGGGCGTGCTGCCGGCGGAGCGGATGCCGGAGGCGGTGCGCCTGGCGCGGGACCTGCTGCCGTCGACGTACGGCGTCGAGGCGTTCGCGCGGACCTTCGGCCCGCACCCCGACTGGGCCCGGGTGCTCGGTGACCTCGCCGTGTGCGGGGGCGTCGGCGTGATCTCGCTGGCCGTGGCGACCTGGGCGTACCGCAGGGCCGCCGTCCGGTGA
- a CDS encoding NYN domain-containing protein, with protein MDRCIVLVDAGYLLGAAASLLAGEPSRSRITVDHAALIQGLRERAESDTRQPLLRIYWFDGAPDRVPQPEHRRLRVMPRVTVRLGALTRSDGRWAQKGVDAAMHAELTELARNRACSDIVLVTGDGDLLPGMMAAKEHGVAVHLWAVQAADGDYNQSEDLVAEADERRVLDRAWIIRAVRAKEFTGVCAPPPVPRPEIAAILSAPLPESALAAAAERTAQEPQHPAAAAQNGTAERTPAVKGVPTPKDLAALRGPGTQHPQPPASATLRWSSDKGWVDRPVAEPPDAASMPTLAQLTTAEQRWADREEDITTVGGDPFEVGQVFARRWVERLGDQSHIQKLSAMYPRIPHRIDGELLRYAARFGLLAHKDDQIDERDRYAIRAGFWREIDVRTGTERAASGE; from the coding sequence GTGGACCGCTGCATCGTCCTGGTGGACGCCGGGTATCTGCTGGGGGCCGCCGCCAGTCTCCTCGCCGGGGAGCCCTCGCGGTCCCGCATCACCGTCGACCACGCCGCCCTCATCCAGGGGCTGCGCGAACGCGCCGAGTCCGACACGCGGCAGCCCCTGTTGCGCATCTACTGGTTCGACGGCGCCCCCGACCGCGTCCCGCAGCCCGAGCACCGCAGGCTGCGCGTGATGCCCCGGGTCACCGTCCGGCTCGGGGCGCTGACCCGCAGCGACGGCCGCTGGGCCCAGAAGGGCGTCGACGCCGCGATGCACGCCGAACTCACCGAACTGGCCCGCAACCGGGCCTGCTCCGACATCGTCCTGGTCACCGGCGACGGCGACCTGCTGCCCGGCATGATGGCCGCCAAGGAACACGGCGTCGCCGTGCACCTGTGGGCCGTGCAGGCCGCCGACGGCGACTACAACCAGTCCGAGGACCTGGTCGCCGAGGCCGACGAGCGGCGGGTGCTGGACCGCGCGTGGATCATCCGGGCCGTACGGGCCAAGGAGTTCACCGGGGTGTGCGCCCCGCCGCCCGTGCCGCGGCCCGAGATCGCCGCGATCCTCTCCGCGCCGCTGCCGGAGTCCGCGCTCGCCGCGGCGGCCGAGCGGACCGCGCAGGAGCCGCAGCACCCGGCCGCCGCCGCGCAGAACGGCACCGCGGAGCGGACGCCCGCGGTCAAGGGCGTGCCCACCCCCAAGGACCTGGCCGCCCTGCGCGGCCCCGGCACCCAGCACCCCCAGCCGCCGGCGTCGGCCACCCTGCGCTGGTCCTCCGACAAGGGCTGGGTCGACCGGCCCGTGGCCGAGCCGCCGGACGCCGCGTCCATGCCGACGCTCGCCCAGCTGACCACCGCCGAACAGCGGTGGGCCGACCGGGAGGAGGACATCACCACCGTCGGCGGCGACCCCTTCGAGGTGGGACAGGTCTTCGCCCGGCGCTGGGTGGAGCGGCTCGGCGACCAGAGCCACATCCAGAAACTGTCCGCCATGTACCCCCGCATCCCGCACCGCATCGACGGCGAGCTGCTGCGCTACGCGGCCCGCTTCGGGCTCCTCGCCCACAAGGACGACCAGATCGACGAGCGCGACCGGTACGCCATCCGGGCCGGCTTCTGGCGGGAGATCGACGTGCGCACGGGCACGGAACGGGCCGCCTCCGGCGAATGA
- a CDS encoding LON peptidase substrate-binding domain-containing protein — MTTVRLPLFPLNTVLFPGLVLPLNVFEERYRAMMRELLKTSEDEPRRFAVVAIRDGHEVAPSAPGLPDPTAVPERGPAAGFGTDPLRAFHKVGCVADAATIRERADGTFEVLATGTTRVRLLSVDASGPYLTAELETVAEEPGDEAGTLAEGVLRAFRQYQKRLAGARERSLATGADLPDEPGVVSYLVAAAMVLDTPTKQRLLQAPDTASRLRDELKLLRAETAVIRSLPSLPAADLTRGPTSLN, encoded by the coding sequence GTGACCACCGTCCGGCTCCCGCTCTTCCCCCTGAACACGGTGCTGTTCCCGGGGCTCGTGCTCCCGCTCAACGTCTTCGAGGAGCGCTACCGCGCCATGATGCGCGAGCTGCTGAAGACCTCGGAGGACGAGCCGCGCCGGTTCGCCGTCGTGGCGATCCGCGACGGCCACGAGGTCGCGCCGAGCGCCCCCGGCCTGCCCGACCCGACCGCGGTGCCCGAGAGGGGGCCTGCGGCCGGCTTCGGCACCGACCCGCTCCGGGCCTTCCACAAGGTGGGCTGTGTGGCCGACGCGGCGACGATCCGGGAGCGGGCCGACGGCACCTTCGAGGTGCTGGCGACCGGCACGACCCGGGTGCGGCTGCTGTCGGTCGACGCCTCCGGGCCGTATCTGACGGCCGAACTGGAGACGGTGGCCGAGGAGCCCGGCGACGAGGCGGGGACGCTGGCGGAGGGGGTGCTGCGGGCGTTCCGCCAGTACCAGAAGCGGCTGGCGGGGGCCCGGGAGCGGTCGCTGGCGACCGGCGCGGACCTGCCGGACGAGCCGGGCGTCGTCTCCTACCTGGTCGCCGCCGCGATGGTGCTGGACACGCCGACGAAGCAGCGTCTGCTCCAGGCGCCGGACACGGCGTCCCGGCTGCGCGACGAGCTGAAACTCCTTCGCGCGGAGACGGCCGTCATCCGTAGCCTGCCGTCGTTGCCGGCCGCGGATCTCACGCGCGGGCCGACGAGTCTCAACTGA
- a CDS encoding AAA family ATPase codes for MSAPLTPPPPPHEHSPHDAWQPPSAGHADAAFRKTGPAGHGEGHGWYGQDGPAMKKEVREAAVTAVAVALGGVLLGVLWWWLAPRVPLVGDVVDDSWVVYLKDSEGEQAVGVDGTFSLLALGFGAVSALAVFLMRRHGGVPLVVALAVGGLLGSLLAWRTGVWLGPAQDVMAQARSAGKGVTFDAPLKLSAKGALLAWPFAALVLHLGLTALFGPRDPDHFPPLDPHVPQGPYGAAGS; via the coding sequence GTGAGCGCACCTCTGACACCACCGCCGCCTCCGCACGAACACTCCCCGCACGACGCGTGGCAGCCGCCGTCCGCCGGGCACGCGGACGCCGCGTTCCGGAAGACCGGACCCGCGGGGCACGGCGAGGGGCACGGCTGGTACGGACAGGACGGCCCTGCGATGAAGAAGGAAGTGCGGGAGGCCGCCGTGACCGCGGTGGCGGTGGCGCTCGGCGGGGTGCTCCTCGGGGTGCTGTGGTGGTGGCTGGCGCCGCGCGTGCCGCTCGTGGGCGACGTGGTGGACGACAGCTGGGTCGTCTACCTGAAGGACAGCGAGGGCGAGCAGGCCGTCGGGGTGGACGGAACGTTCTCCCTCCTGGCGCTGGGCTTCGGCGCGGTGAGCGCGCTCGCCGTGTTCCTCATGAGGCGGCACGGCGGTGTGCCGCTGGTGGTGGCGCTGGCGGTCGGGGGACTGCTCGGCTCACTGCTGGCCTGGCGGACCGGCGTGTGGCTCGGTCCCGCGCAGGACGTGATGGCCCAGGCGAGAAGCGCGGGCAAGGGAGTCACCTTCGACGCGCCGCTGAAGCTGAGCGCCAAGGGCGCGCTGCTGGCGTGGCCGTTCGCGGCGCTGGTCCTGCACCTGGGGCTGACCGCCCTGTTCGGTCCCCGCGACCCGGACCACTTCCCGCCGCTGGACCCGCACGTCCCGCAGGGGCCGTACGGGGCGGCGGGCTCCTGA
- the hisB gene encoding imidazoleglycerol-phosphate dehydratase HisB: MSRTGRVERTTKETSVLVEIDLDGTGRTEISTGVGFYDHMLDQLGRHGLFDLTVKTEGDLHIDSHHTIEDTALALGAAFKQALGDKVGIYRFGNCTVPLDESLAQVTVDLSGRPYLVHTEPENMAPMIGEYDVTMTRHILESFVAQAQIALHVHVPYGRNAHHIVECQFKALARALRYASERDPRAAGILPSTKGAL; the protein is encoded by the coding sequence ATGAGCCGCACAGGACGCGTGGAACGCACCACCAAGGAGACGTCCGTCCTCGTCGAGATCGACCTCGACGGCACCGGGAGGACCGAGATCTCCACCGGGGTCGGCTTCTACGACCACATGCTCGACCAGCTCGGCCGGCACGGTCTGTTCGACCTGACCGTGAAGACCGAGGGCGACCTGCACATCGACTCCCACCACACCATCGAGGACACCGCCCTCGCGCTCGGCGCCGCCTTCAAGCAGGCGCTCGGCGACAAGGTGGGCATCTACCGCTTCGGCAACTGCACGGTCCCGCTGGACGAGTCCCTCGCCCAGGTCACCGTCGACCTGTCCGGCCGCCCCTACCTCGTGCACACCGAGCCCGAGAACATGGCGCCGATGATCGGCGAGTACGACGTGACGATGACCCGGCACATCCTGGAGTCCTTCGTCGCCCAGGCCCAGATCGCGCTGCACGTGCACGTGCCCTACGGGCGCAACGCGCACCACATCGTGGAGTGCCAGTTCAAGGCGCTCGCCCGGGCCCTGCGCTACGCCTCCGAGCGCGACCCGCGCGCGGCGGGCATCCTGCCCTCCACGAAGGGGGCGCTGTAG